The Lactobacillus sp. CBA3605 genome contains a region encoding:
- a CDS encoding tyrosine-type recombinase/integrase, whose protein sequence is MQYNVEPLRSPAEIAEFVNLASLGAHGQRNSLLVLVGLNTGLRMSDILNLKAGQVRYQDIVTIIEQKTQKKRLILLTKLRPKLDLYICNLADDDYLFTGQSPQHALSVNAVYKFFQTIARKMHRNDIGTHTLRKTFGYHYYQRTHDVGTLMMIFNHSSEAITKRYIGLNQDVILAQMANFSLGLDT, encoded by the coding sequence ATGCAATACAATGTGGAGCCCTTACGAAGTCCGGCGGAAATTGCGGAATTCGTTAACCTAGCAAGCCTGGGTGCCCACGGTCAGCGAAATTCACTGTTAGTTTTAGTTGGACTTAATACTGGCCTGAGAATGAGTGATATTCTTAACCTCAAGGCCGGCCAAGTCCGTTATCAAGACATTGTCACCATCATCGAACAAAAAACGCAGAAAAAACGGCTAATCTTATTAACGAAGTTACGACCCAAACTCGACTTGTACATTTGTAATCTGGCTGACGACGATTATCTTTTCACGGGCCAATCACCACAACACGCCCTCAGCGTTAATGCCGTTTATAAATTTTTTCAAACGATTGCGCGTAAAATGCATCGTAACGATATTGGGACCCATACCCTCCGCAAAACTTTTGGCTATCACTACTATCAACGCACCCACGATGTTGGTACTTTAATGATGATCTTCAACCATTCCAGTGAAGCCATCACAAAACGCTACATTGGGCTTAATCAAGACGTCATTTTGGCACAAATGGCCAACTTTTCACTCGGGCTAGATACTTAA
- a CDS encoding DUF1292 domain-containing protein: MSQNQNSKDDVITLVDDEGNETLFNILFTFDSEDFGHSYILIYPADAAADDEVDIQAYIFDPEDGDNGDLQLIESDDEWDMVEQVLNTFLADDGGMQ, encoded by the coding sequence ATGAGCCAAAACCAAAACAGTAAAGACGATGTCATCACATTAGTTGACGACGAAGGTAACGAAACTTTATTTAATATCTTATTTACCTTTGATTCTGAAGACTTCGGTCATTCATACATCTTAATCTACCCAGCTGATGCTGCGGCAGATGATGAAGTTGATATTCAAGCCTATATCTTTGATCCAGAAGATGGTGACAATGGCGACTTACAATTGATCGAATCCGATGATGAATGGGATATGGTTGAACAAGTTTTAAATACCTTCCTAGCCGATGATGGTGGGATGCAGTAA
- the ruvX gene encoding Holliday junction resolvase RuvX gives MKLMGLDVGSRTVGIAISDAFGWTAQGVEIIRINEDEEVFGLDRVAELIKEHDAGGFVLGLPKNMNNSLGPRAEAAQHYGDLLTERFHLPIDFEDERLTTVEAERMLIEEANTSRKKRKKVIDKLAASLILQNYLDRHGKLTQG, from the coding sequence ATGAAGTTAATGGGTTTAGATGTTGGTTCTAGAACGGTTGGGATAGCGATTAGTGATGCTTTCGGCTGGACCGCTCAAGGGGTCGAAATCATTCGTATCAATGAAGACGAGGAAGTCTTTGGTCTTGACCGGGTCGCAGAATTAATTAAAGAACATGATGCTGGGGGCTTTGTGTTGGGATTACCTAAGAATATGAACAATTCCTTGGGACCTCGAGCCGAAGCAGCGCAACATTATGGGGACCTATTAACGGAACGGTTTCACTTACCAATTGACTTTGAAGATGAGCGTTTGACAACGGTAGAAGCAGAACGGATGTTAATCGAAGAAGCCAATACATCGCGTAAAAAGCGCAAAAAGGTGATTGATAAGTTAGCAGCAAGCTTGATCTTGCAAAACTACTTAGATCGCCACGGTAAACTCACCCAAGGATAG
- a CDS encoding IreB family regulatory phosphoprotein: protein MSSLDKTMYFNFDNDGAKDVHDTLTTVYEALQEKGYNPINQIVGYLLSGDPAYIPRLNDARNLIRKHQRDEIIEELVKSYLKADKDVNA, encoded by the coding sequence ATGAGTTCATTAGACAAAACCATGTATTTTAACTTCGATAATGACGGCGCTAAGGATGTCCACGATACGTTAACGACAGTTTATGAAGCGTTACAAGAAAAAGGCTATAACCCAATCAATCAGATTGTTGGTTATCTGCTGTCCGGCGATCCAGCGTATATCCCGCGCTTAAATGATGCGCGTAATTTAATTCGTAAGCACCAGCGGGATGAAATTATTGAAGAACTTGTAAAGTCTTATTTAAAGGCAGATAAGGATGTTAATGCATGA
- the alaS gene encoding alanine--tRNA ligase: MKKLSSSEIRQMYLDFFHEKGHTIVPSASLVPVDDPTLLWINSGVATMKKYFDGSVVPDNPRMTSSQKSIRTNDIENVGRTARHHTLFEMLGNFSVGDYFKKEAIAWAWELLTSPKWFGWDPEKLYMTVYPKDTDAAKFWEATGVAPDHIIKVEDNFWDIGQGPSGPDSEIFYDRGESFNNLAADDPENYPGGENERYLEVWNIVFSQFNHTPEGTYEPLPRKNIDTGMGLERVVSIFQNAPTNFETDLFLPIIHKTEALSADKHYGENDQDDVSFKVIADHARTITFAISDGALPSNEGRGYVIRRLIRRAILHGQKLGLKDAFLDQLVPIVGEIMQSHYPDVLKNSDYIAKIVRSEESRFNETLNDGLSLLNDLIASTKAANETTLSGAAAFKLYDTYGFPFELTKEYAGDEALAVDEAGFEVEMKAQRDRARNARSGAKSMGVQRGLLIDIKTPSEYVGYDELTDVSGQLTAIIVDEALVDEVSNGVAEMIFSKTPFYAEMGGQVADRGVILDADGQTVAKVTDVQNAPNKQHLHTVEVLKPMHKDATYTLNVDLAFHAKVEKNHTATHLLDQALRDVLGEHTQQAGSLVEPDYLRFDFTHFGQVTAEELAKVEQIVNDKIWAALPVSAIQTDQETGHKMGAIAVFTEKYGKVVRVVSIGDYSIEFDGGTHVKNSSELGLFKLVSESGVGAGVRRIEAVTSKEAFELLSNEEQLLKTIASQVKAPKLTDAPDRVSQLQADLKAEQQQRAALESKLAKQQAGAVFEQIDTINETTLIAQAVQVSGMDQLRQLSDTWQAKHYSDVLVLGTVLGDKVNLLVAVSDDKVKAGLKAGDLIKAIAPKVGGGGGGRPTLAQAGGKNPAGLPAALKAAHEWLAAQ; encoded by the coding sequence ATGAAAAAATTAAGCAGTAGTGAAATTCGGCAAATGTATTTGGACTTTTTCCATGAAAAGGGCCATACCATCGTGCCTAGTGCATCGCTAGTCCCCGTTGATGATCCAACCCTATTATGGATTAACTCCGGTGTAGCAACGATGAAGAAGTATTTTGATGGCTCAGTCGTGCCAGATAATCCCCGCATGACGAGCTCACAAAAGAGTATCCGAACCAATGATATTGAAAACGTGGGTCGGACCGCACGGCATCATACATTATTTGAAATGTTGGGGAATTTCTCAGTGGGAGATTACTTCAAAAAAGAAGCGATTGCTTGGGCCTGGGAATTATTGACGTCGCCAAAATGGTTTGGCTGGGACCCAGAGAAACTTTATATGACGGTCTATCCTAAAGATACGGATGCCGCTAAGTTTTGGGAAGCTACCGGCGTTGCGCCGGACCATATTATTAAAGTTGAAGATAACTTTTGGGATATTGGTCAAGGCCCTTCTGGTCCAGATTCCGAAATTTTTTATGACCGTGGGGAAAGTTTTAATAATCTCGCGGCGGATGATCCAGAAAATTATCCTGGTGGTGAAAATGAACGGTACTTAGAAGTTTGGAATATCGTCTTTTCACAATTTAACCATACCCCAGAAGGCACTTACGAACCGCTACCCCGGAAGAATATTGATACGGGGATGGGGCTTGAACGGGTCGTGTCAATCTTCCAAAATGCACCGACTAACTTTGAAACAGATTTATTCTTACCTATTATTCATAAGACGGAAGCGCTTAGTGCGGATAAGCATTATGGCGAAAATGATCAAGACGATGTGTCGTTTAAGGTCATTGCGGACCACGCACGGACGATTACGTTTGCCATCAGTGATGGGGCTTTGCCTTCTAATGAAGGTCGGGGTTACGTTATTCGCCGCTTAATTCGGCGGGCAATTTTGCATGGTCAAAAGTTGGGTCTGAAAGACGCCTTTTTAGACCAATTAGTACCTATCGTGGGCGAAATCATGCAGTCACACTATCCAGATGTCTTAAAGAATAGTGATTATATTGCTAAAATCGTGCGTTCCGAAGAAAGTCGTTTCAATGAAACGTTAAATGATGGCTTGAGTTTACTAAATGACTTGATTGCCAGCACTAAAGCGGCCAATGAGACGACCTTATCCGGCGCGGCGGCGTTTAAATTATACGATACGTACGGTTTCCCCTTTGAATTAACCAAAGAATATGCGGGCGATGAAGCGTTGGCCGTTGACGAAGCTGGGTTTGAAGTTGAAATGAAGGCCCAACGTGATCGGGCGCGGAATGCTCGTAGTGGTGCCAAATCAATGGGTGTTCAACGGGGCTTGCTAATAGATATTAAGACCCCGAGTGAGTATGTGGGCTATGATGAGTTGACGGACGTCTCTGGTCAATTAACAGCTATTATTGTCGATGAAGCCTTGGTTGATGAAGTCAGCAATGGTGTTGCTGAGATGATCTTTAGCAAGACACCTTTCTATGCTGAAATGGGGGGGCAAGTTGCTGACCGTGGGGTGATTTTAGATGCAGATGGTCAGACAGTTGCCAAGGTGACGGATGTCCAAAATGCGCCTAACAAGCAACATTTGCATACGGTTGAAGTCTTAAAACCGATGCACAAGGATGCAACTTACACGTTAAATGTTGACTTGGCCTTTCATGCCAAGGTCGAAAAAAACCATACGGCGACTCATTTGTTGGACCAAGCGTTACGAGATGTGCTCGGTGAACATACGCAACAAGCGGGTTCCTTAGTTGAACCCGACTACTTGCGTTTTGATTTTACCCACTTTGGTCAAGTGACAGCTGAAGAATTAGCTAAGGTTGAACAAATCGTGAATGATAAAATTTGGGCGGCCCTACCAGTGAGTGCCATTCAAACTGATCAAGAAACGGGTCATAAGATGGGCGCCATTGCTGTCTTTACGGAAAAGTACGGTAAAGTGGTCCGGGTCGTTTCAATTGGCGATTATTCGATTGAATTTGATGGTGGGACTCACGTCAAGAACAGTAGTGAATTAGGCTTATTCAAGCTTGTTTCTGAATCTGGGGTTGGCGCTGGTGTTCGTCGAATCGAGGCCGTCACATCTAAAGAAGCCTTTGAATTATTATCTAATGAGGAACAGTTGTTGAAGACGATTGCGAGTCAAGTTAAGGCACCAAAATTGACGGATGCACCGGACCGGGTTAGCCAATTACAGGCCGACTTAAAGGCTGAACAACAGCAACGGGCTGCTTTAGAAAGTAAGCTAGCTAAGCAACAGGCCGGGGCAGTCTTTGAACAGATTGATACAATTAATGAGACAACCTTGATTGCCCAAGCAGTGCAAGTTTCTGGCATGGATCAACTCCGACAGTTAAGTGATACTTGGCAAGCCAAGCATTATTCCGATGTCCTCGTTTTAGGGACGGTCTTAGGCGATAAAGTTAACTTATTGGTCGCTGTGAGTGATGACAAAGTCAAAGCCGGGCTAAAAGCCGGCGACTTGATTAAAGCCATCGCACCAAAAGTCGGTGGCGGCGGCGGTGGCCGGCCTACCTTGGCACAAGCTGGTGGTAAAAATCCAGCGGGCTTACCAGCAGCTTTGAAAGCGGCGCATGAATGGTTAGCGGCGCAATAA
- a CDS encoding excinuclease ABC subunit UvrA produces the protein MQSVFEDGSIDVYRATQNNLQQVSLRIPKYRTTVFVGLSGSGKSSLVFDTIAAASRRELNETFPSFTQQYLPKYGQPHVERIDHLPVAIVIAQQRLGKNARSTLATYTGIYSLVRLLFSRVGQPFIGYSDTFSFNLPQGMCPNCQGLGYVDDIDETQLIDPEKSLNTGAITFVSFEPNTWRWRRYATSGLFDNDKPIKDYTPAEYELLMHAPQQTLKQPGEGFPRTALYEGVVPRIKRSIIGKKEAEHHKAAIGAIVTRRACPVCHGTRLRAEVLTNRINGQNIAAVTAMDLQHVLQFLNGITAPLATEIVRELATKIQSLIDIGLGYLTLDRGTSSLSGGEAQRIKIAKYLTSALVDMVYILDEPSVGLHPHDIQLIRQALTKLKEKGNTILVVEHNPAMISLADYVVEMGPKAGRAGGTVTFTGTYQDLLTSKTLTGDWLRRPHQFGPERRPTGHLALTHVHANNLKDVSVAVPLGVMTVISGVAGSGKSSLVTALRSQLTSDYIDLAQAPVGINIRSTPATYLGILDEIRKLFSQANQVATSWFSYNGKGACPRCKGKGVTITNMAFMDPVVQTCELCQGQRYNQTALQYQYHHENIAAVLQLSVTAAAKFFKDTPKLARQLANLDRVGLGYLTLAQPLTTLSGGELQRLKLAVELGKQGTIYLLDEPTAGLHLQDTARLLKLFNELVAAGNSLIIIEHNLAIISQADWLIDVGPDAGQYGGQIQYSGTPKAAIKVATSRTGVALKAWLDA, from the coding sequence ATGCAATCAGTATTTGAGGATGGGTCCATTGATGTGTATCGTGCGACGCAAAATAACTTACAACAGGTTAGTTTACGGATTCCTAAATATCGGACAACCGTCTTTGTTGGTTTATCGGGGTCGGGGAAGTCGTCGTTGGTATTTGACACGATTGCGGCGGCATCAAGACGCGAATTGAATGAAACCTTTCCAAGCTTTACCCAACAATATTTGCCAAAATATGGGCAACCGCACGTTGAGCGAATTGATCATTTACCGGTGGCAATTGTAATTGCCCAACAACGGCTTGGTAAGAATGCACGGTCAACATTGGCAACGTATACGGGTATCTATTCTTTAGTGCGGCTGTTATTTTCACGGGTCGGTCAACCGTTTATTGGTTATTCTGATACCTTCTCATTTAACTTACCACAGGGGATGTGCCCCAATTGTCAGGGGTTAGGTTATGTGGACGACATTGATGAGACGCAGTTGATTGATCCTGAAAAATCATTGAATACGGGCGCAATCACGTTTGTCAGCTTTGAGCCAAATACGTGGCGGTGGCGCCGGTATGCGACAAGTGGGCTGTTTGATAATGATAAGCCCATCAAAGATTATACACCGGCGGAATATGAACTTTTGATGCATGCCCCGCAACAGACACTCAAGCAACCGGGGGAAGGTTTTCCCAGGACCGCCTTATATGAAGGGGTTGTGCCTCGGATTAAACGGTCAATTATTGGGAAGAAGGAAGCAGAACATCATAAAGCTGCGATTGGCGCCATTGTGACACGTCGTGCTTGTCCAGTCTGTCATGGGACCCGGTTACGTGCGGAAGTTCTAACGAATCGGATTAATGGTCAAAACATTGCGGCGGTCACGGCAATGGATTTACAGCACGTGTTGCAATTTTTGAATGGGATTACGGCACCCCTAGCAACGGAGATTGTTCGTGAATTGGCGACGAAAATTCAATCATTGATTGATATCGGGCTAGGTTACTTAACGTTAGACCGCGGGACCAGCTCACTTTCTGGTGGTGAAGCCCAACGGATTAAGATTGCCAAGTACTTGACTAGCGCGTTGGTTGATATGGTGTATATTTTGGATGAGCCGAGTGTCGGGCTACATCCACATGATATTCAGCTGATTCGTCAAGCTTTAACTAAATTAAAAGAAAAAGGGAATACGATTCTCGTAGTCGAACATAATCCGGCCATGATTTCATTGGCGGATTATGTTGTGGAGATGGGGCCGAAAGCCGGTCGAGCTGGCGGGACTGTTACCTTTACGGGAACTTATCAAGACTTGTTAACCTCAAAGACGTTAACAGGGGACTGGCTGCGGCGCCCGCATCAGTTTGGTCCGGAACGTCGGCCTACGGGTCACTTGGCATTAACCCACGTCCATGCGAATAATTTAAAAGATGTGAGTGTAGCGGTACCGTTAGGTGTGATGACCGTCATCTCTGGGGTAGCCGGTTCTGGCAAAAGTTCATTGGTGACGGCATTACGGTCACAATTGACCAGTGATTATATTGATTTAGCGCAAGCTCCGGTAGGGATTAACATTCGCTCGACGCCCGCCACCTACTTGGGCATCTTAGATGAGATTCGGAAGTTATTCAGTCAAGCTAACCAAGTTGCAACCAGTTGGTTTAGCTATAACGGTAAGGGGGCTTGTCCACGCTGTAAGGGGAAAGGGGTCACGATTACCAATATGGCTTTTATGGATCCAGTCGTGCAAACTTGTGAGTTGTGTCAAGGTCAACGTTATAATCAAACTGCCTTACAGTATCAATATCACCATGAAAATATTGCAGCTGTTCTGCAACTATCCGTGACTGCGGCAGCCAAATTTTTTAAGGATACGCCTAAATTAGCGCGTCAATTAGCGAATTTAGATCGAGTTGGTTTGGGTTATTTGACCTTAGCCCAACCGCTGACGACGTTATCTGGTGGTGAATTGCAACGCTTGAAGTTAGCCGTGGAACTTGGTAAGCAGGGGACCATCTATTTGTTAGATGAACCCACGGCCGGTTTACATTTACAAGATACCGCACGCTTATTGAAGCTCTTCAATGAACTGGTTGCAGCCGGCAACTCACTTATTATCATCGAACATAATCTAGCTATCATTAGTCAAGCGGACTGGTTAATTGACGTGGGGCCGGATGCCGGTCAATATGGCGGTCAAATTCAGTATAGTGGGACGCCGAAAGCGGCAATTAAGGTGGCGACATCGCGGACTGGAGTTGCCTTAAAAGCTTGGCTGGATGCTTAA
- a CDS encoding DEAD/DEAH box helicase, which yields MTASFKAFNLQPFLMQALQEINFVNPTKVQEKLIPVIAAGRSVIGQSATGSGKTHTFLLPMLNRIDPEERRVQAVITTPSRELAYQIQAAAKQLVQHSPKAIHIGLYVGGTDKQEQINKLNRHQPQLIIGTPGRILDLMRSQALNVHTASQLVVDEADMTLDLGFLNVVDQIAGRMPADLQMLVFSATMPQKLTPFLKKYMNNPVMEAIPVESVISPTIDNWLISTKSHDKNSIIYRLLTIGEPYLVLVFANTKERVQEITRYLKQQGLTVAMIHGDVKPRERKRVMRDVQNLKYQFVVATDLAARGIDIQGVSHVINDDIPTDLEFFIHRVGRTGRNGMAGTAITLYSPGEEDKVSAVEALGIKFKPKAIRDDEIVDSYDRNRREKRGKHQEKLDPTLVGYVKKAKKKIKPGYRRRIRTKISDKARMDRRIEQRASARKARKDRKS from the coding sequence ATGACCGCAAGTTTCAAAGCGTTTAACCTGCAGCCGTTTTTAATGCAGGCGTTACAAGAAATTAATTTTGTTAACCCAACTAAAGTTCAAGAAAAATTGATTCCCGTGATTGCAGCGGGGCGGAGTGTTATCGGTCAATCAGCTACCGGGAGTGGGAAAACCCACACGTTCTTATTACCAATGCTCAATCGTATTGATCCTGAAGAACGCCGGGTCCAAGCCGTGATTACAACGCCTAGTCGTGAACTGGCTTACCAGATTCAAGCTGCCGCAAAGCAGCTAGTCCAACATAGCCCAAAGGCGATTCACATTGGGTTGTACGTCGGTGGGACGGATAAGCAGGAACAAATTAATAAATTAAATCGGCACCAACCGCAATTAATTATTGGAACACCGGGTCGGATTTTAGATTTGATGCGGTCACAAGCTTTGAATGTGCATACCGCAAGTCAACTTGTCGTGGATGAAGCTGATATGACACTTGATTTAGGCTTCTTAAATGTGGTCGACCAAATTGCCGGGCGGATGCCAGCAGATTTGCAAATGTTAGTCTTTTCGGCAACGATGCCACAAAAGTTAACGCCATTCTTGAAGAAATATATGAATAACCCCGTTATGGAGGCAATTCCAGTTGAATCCGTCATTAGTCCAACCATTGATAATTGGCTGATTTCAACGAAGAGTCATGACAAGAATAGTATTATTTATCGATTATTGACAATTGGTGAACCTTACCTTGTCTTGGTCTTTGCTAATACGAAGGAACGAGTTCAAGAAATTACTCGTTACTTGAAGCAGCAAGGATTAACGGTAGCGATGATTCACGGTGATGTAAAGCCTCGTGAACGTAAGCGGGTGATGCGTGACGTGCAAAATCTGAAGTATCAATTCGTCGTGGCGACTGATTTAGCCGCACGTGGGATTGATATTCAAGGGGTCTCACATGTCATTAATGATGATATTCCAACTGATTTAGAATTCTTTATTCATCGGGTTGGCCGGACCGGTCGTAATGGGATGGCTGGAACCGCAATTACGCTTTACAGTCCCGGTGAAGAAGATAAGGTCAGTGCAGTGGAAGCCTTAGGGATTAAGTTCAAACCGAAAGCTATTCGGGATGACGAAATCGTGGATTCTTATGACCGTAACCGTCGTGAAAAACGGGGCAAGCATCAAGAAAAGCTTGATCCAACTTTGGTTGGGTATGTTAAGAAAGCTAAGAAAAAGATTAAGCCTGGTTATCGACGTCGTATTCGGACTAAAATTTCGGATAAAGCGCGGATGGATCGACGGATTGAACAACGAGCTTCAGCGCGAAAAGCACGTAAAGATCGTAAGAGTTAA
- a CDS encoding bifunctional oligoribonuclease/PAP phosphatase NrnA, with protein MTVQTEIFNLIKQAKTIIIQRHQRPDPDAIGSQLGLADIIKTSFPTKRVLTPGKQYHGFDWLGQMDDITEADYEGALVLVLDTANQPRIDGEFYNNGQTLVKIDHHPNDDAFGDPQWVDVDASSTSELVYEFYAACQAELTLTANAARLLYAGIVGDTGRFLYSATKPSTMRAAAALMEAGADATAVNRIEDTITLPVARLSAYVYEHLTQLDSGAAYVILTNDIMASFDIGDASTAGVVPLPGRIDTVKTWAIFLQQKEGDFRIRLRSKGPAINELAKNHGGGGHPMASGAKAQDQQEIEQVVRELDQVARQYEKEV; from the coding sequence ATGACCGTCCAAACAGAAATTTTTAATTTAATTAAACAAGCAAAAACCATTATTATTCAACGCCATCAACGCCCTGATCCCGATGCTATCGGGAGCCAATTGGGATTGGCTGATATTATTAAGACCAGTTTTCCAACCAAACGAGTGTTAACTCCTGGTAAACAGTACCATGGTTTCGATTGGCTCGGCCAGATGGATGACATCACCGAAGCCGACTATGAAGGGGCCTTAGTCTTAGTTTTAGATACGGCTAATCAACCCCGGATTGATGGGGAGTTTTACAATAACGGTCAAACGTTAGTTAAGATTGACCATCATCCTAATGACGATGCTTTTGGTGACCCCCAATGGGTCGATGTCGATGCTTCTAGTACTAGTGAATTGGTCTATGAATTCTACGCTGCTTGTCAGGCAGAATTAACCTTAACGGCGAATGCCGCCCGGCTACTGTATGCGGGGATTGTTGGCGATACCGGTCGCTTTCTATATTCAGCGACGAAGCCTAGCACGATGCGGGCTGCGGCGGCTTTAATGGAAGCCGGCGCAGACGCAACTGCGGTTAATCGAATTGAAGATACCATCACGTTACCAGTGGCCCGGTTGTCAGCGTATGTTTATGAACATTTGACGCAACTGGATTCTGGTGCGGCTTATGTGATTTTAACGAATGATATTATGGCGTCTTTTGACATTGGTGATGCTAGTACTGCAGGCGTTGTGCCCTTACCCGGTCGGATTGATACGGTTAAAACTTGGGCCATCTTCTTACAACAAAAGGAAGGCGACTTCCGAATCAGATTACGGTCCAAAGGCCCCGCTATCAATGAATTGGCTAAAAATCATGGTGGTGGTGGTCATCCAATGGCGAGTGGTGCTAAAGCGCAAGATCAACAAGAAATTGAGCAAGTTGTGCGTGAACTCGACCAAGTTGCTCGTCAATATGAGAAAGAGGTTTAA
- the dinB gene encoding DNA polymerase IV codes for MATAIVAAPINIDTSRKIIHVDMDAFYASIEEREQPAYRTQPLVIAHDPRQTGGRGVVTTANYVARQYGIHSAMPAQKALELCSKAVFKTPNFPLYREVSAQIHEIFHEYTDMVEPIAFDEAYLDVTINKPGIHSAVQLAHQLQREIWQKTHLTCSTGISYNKFIAKLASDYRKPAGVTIVLPNDATAFLLREPIEKFRGVGKKTVPKMHDLGIRTGQDLAARTEMDLIQHFGKLGYILYRRVRGSDDRPVEYQRERKSIGKERTFGPFLQTQTEVRAHLKQLAKLVTATMQSHQRHGKTLVLKLRYGDFVTITKRQTFTEFLPNDAEVFDQYAEEIFDTVVDEHFDTGIRLLGITLTGLAPLAFENLTLPLYPGDN; via the coding sequence ATGGCCACAGCAATTGTTGCAGCACCTATAAATATTGATACTAGTCGTAAAATTATTCATGTTGATATGGATGCTTTTTATGCGTCAATTGAAGAACGTGAGCAGCCGGCTTACCGTACACAGCCACTGGTTATCGCACATGATCCCCGTCAGACAGGTGGTCGTGGTGTGGTGACTACCGCTAATTATGTGGCACGTCAGTATGGCATTCATTCGGCCATGCCTGCCCAAAAAGCCTTAGAACTTTGTTCCAAAGCTGTGTTTAAGACACCTAATTTTCCGTTGTATCGCGAGGTGTCGGCCCAAATTCATGAAATCTTTCATGAATATACGGATATGGTTGAACCAATTGCTTTTGATGAAGCGTACTTGGACGTGACCATTAATAAGCCTGGTATCCATAGTGCGGTTCAATTGGCTCATCAGCTACAACGCGAGATTTGGCAGAAAACGCATTTAACTTGTTCAACGGGAATTTCCTACAATAAATTCATCGCTAAGTTGGCCTCGGATTATCGCAAGCCGGCCGGGGTAACCATTGTGTTACCTAACGATGCAACGGCTTTTCTGTTACGGGAGCCGATTGAAAAATTCCGGGGTGTCGGTAAAAAGACGGTGCCAAAGATGCATGATTTAGGGATTCGGACGGGACAGGATTTAGCGGCTCGAACTGAAATGGATTTAATTCAACATTTTGGTAAGCTCGGTTATATTTTGTATCGCCGGGTACGCGGGAGCGATGATCGGCCAGTGGAATATCAACGTGAACGCAAATCAATTGGTAAGGAACGGACTTTTGGACCGTTCTTGCAGACCCAAACGGAAGTCCGCGCCCATTTAAAACAGCTGGCTAAGTTAGTGACGGCGACGATGCAATCACACCAACGACATGGAAAAACTTTAGTCCTGAAATTACGTTATGGGGATTTTGTAACGATTACGAAGCGGCAGACGTTCACTGAGTTCTTACCCAATGATGCTGAAGTCTTTGATCAATATGCGGAAGAAATCTTTGATACCGTTGTTGATGAGCACTTTGATACCGGGATTCGACTATTAGGGATTACGTTAACTGGGCTAGCGCCCCTTGCATTTGAAAACTTAACGTTACCATTATATCCAGGTGATAATTAA